In Planctomycetota bacterium, a genomic segment contains:
- a CDS encoding 4-alpha-glucanotransferase: MSPRPDDDRHPALLRLARAHGMLTEHEDGTGARRLPSEAALLAVLRALGVDIERAGDAEAIEPPAAPLRLAGGAPAAFWTPRGPRRDLAVFAPAYALRRAGDAGVGDLGGLRRLADWAHGCGAPIVSTLPLVAGRYRTPVDGCPYAPTSRSVFGELFLDLSDDMSDGERIEADRLAGAELIDYAAAWTLKRRVLARLAEHASADDVVRVRQLVEGDPLVAEYARFRAQEDGDPNAEWLYQFAQWMVHEQLTAFGRDRLYLDLPVGVRPDGFDVARDPGLYARGVTVGAPPDAYFPEGQDWSFPPILPDAATGRGHAELIAAADRHLRYAATLRLDHVMGFWRLYWIPEGFPPDRGVYVRYPADAQLDALAVLSHEREAVLIGENLGTVPPEVDAAMRERGLLGMAVAQYDAGRSALEPDEGKPAVIAAANTHDMPTFAGYLSGRDIEWREELGLLDRDASRREHESRRAAIERIRIELGVDDAAGLYRRLMLRLCGSDAPMVVAALDDLLGETEPQNIPGVTDGYPCWRRRVARSIDELTHDERLASALRDMVAARTRAAIGNGGGIATR, encoded by the coding sequence GTGAGCCCTCGACCGGACGACGATCGCCACCCCGCGCTGCTGCGGCTGGCCCGCGCCCACGGCATGCTCACCGAGCACGAGGACGGTACGGGGGCGCGGCGCCTCCCCAGCGAGGCGGCGCTGCTCGCCGTGCTGCGGGCGCTCGGCGTCGACATCGAGCGGGCCGGGGACGCCGAGGCGATCGAGCCGCCGGCCGCCCCGCTGAGGCTCGCCGGCGGGGCTCCCGCGGCGTTCTGGACTCCGCGGGGGCCGCGACGCGATCTGGCGGTGTTCGCACCCGCGTACGCGCTGCGGCGCGCGGGCGACGCGGGCGTCGGCGATCTCGGCGGCCTGCGACGCCTCGCCGATTGGGCCCATGGCTGTGGCGCGCCGATCGTCTCGACGCTGCCCCTTGTCGCGGGCCGCTACCGGACACCCGTCGATGGCTGCCCCTATGCGCCAACCAGCCGCAGCGTCTTCGGCGAGCTGTTCCTCGATCTGTCGGATGACATGAGCGACGGCGAGCGAATCGAGGCCGATCGCCTCGCCGGGGCCGAGCTCATCGACTATGCCGCCGCGTGGACGCTGAAGCGGCGCGTGCTCGCGCGGCTGGCCGAGCACGCCTCGGCGGACGACGTCGTGCGCGTTCGGCAGCTCGTCGAGGGCGACCCGCTCGTCGCCGAGTACGCCCGCTTCCGGGCGCAGGAGGACGGCGATCCGAACGCCGAGTGGCTCTACCAGTTCGCGCAGTGGATGGTGCACGAGCAGCTAACCGCGTTCGGCCGCGATCGGCTGTACCTCGACCTCCCGGTGGGCGTGCGGCCGGATGGCTTCGACGTGGCGCGCGATCCGGGGCTGTACGCCCGGGGCGTCACGGTCGGCGCGCCGCCGGATGCCTACTTCCCCGAGGGCCAGGACTGGAGCTTCCCGCCGATCCTGCCGGACGCGGCGACCGGACGCGGCCACGCGGAATTGATCGCGGCGGCGGATCGGCATCTGCGGTACGCGGCGACGCTGCGGCTCGATCACGTCATGGGCTTCTGGCGGCTGTACTGGATCCCCGAGGGCTTTCCGCCCGATCGGGGCGTGTACGTGCGATACCCGGCGGATGCACAACTCGACGCGCTCGCGGTGCTCAGCCACGAGCGCGAGGCGGTGCTAATCGGCGAGAACCTCGGTACGGTGCCGCCGGAGGTGGACGCGGCCATGCGGGAGCGAGGGCTGCTGGGCATGGCGGTCGCGCAGTACGACGCGGGACGTTCGGCACTCGAGCCCGACGAAGGCAAGCCGGCGGTCATCGCGGCGGCCAACACCCACGACATGCCGACCTTCGCGGGCTATCTCTCGGGACGGGACATCGAATGGCGCGAGGAACTGGGGTTGCTCGATCGCGATGCCTCGCGGCGCGAGCACGAATCGCGACGGGCCGCGATCGAGCGGATCCGCATCGAACTGGGCGTCGACGACGCGGCGGGGCTGTACCGGCGGCTGATGCTGCGGCTGTGCGGGTCGGACGCGCCGATGGTCGTCGCGGCGCTCGACGACCTCCTGGGCGAGACCGAGCCGCAGAACATCCCGGGCGTGACCGATGGCTATCCGTGCTGGCGGCGTCGCGTCGCACGATCGATCGATGAACTCACACACGACGAACGCCTAGCCTCGGCGCTGCGCGACATGGTGGCCGCCCGTACGCGGGCCGCAATCGGCAACGGCGGGGGGATCGCCACGCGATGA